In a genomic window of Oreochromis aureus strain Israel breed Guangdong linkage group 13, ZZ_aureus, whole genome shotgun sequence:
- the trim8a gene encoding E3 ubiquitin-protein ligase TRIM8a produces the protein MDASWKNCFEEELLCPICLNVFDEPIQLPCKHNFCKGCISEAWAKDTAAVRCPECNHDYDQKPTLEKNFKLANIVKRFNALNTEKAPPVLHCVLCRRGPPLPVRKVCLRCKEPCCQTHIQTHLQQPCAAPGHLLVDAEELSAWTCPSHEEYRLLHCEEEQVALCPFCCISHCTNQRHTVCDVDTQRIQMQAMLMRQQDRLEGRVQNIDEHLNKLESDKTLMKDAVSELKERARAQYQRMHALLEANQADTMQMLESTYNSYVRKNSQQVLQLNERRHEAEKLLSSVHTFFRKAGSLNFMKNTKPYQLLMDRSNSHLNSIIPPVRVGQLNSHHLLSDLSTREKNLRKMLEEPFIESPLLEIVQSHSSSASSQLGTSSGIQKRKYSMAFLEANPENSQNPPPLLYSSKKPFLPDQGHRASSVYASEVLSQNPHTGPGHSRLLDTSAHHMVGLGSSSSHHSGTIFPSSHFSSGGASQQAVYEGRKVLMCTLNNCCCSRAPAACARPPYPASDSFPSVTSQEFAPHASLPASQPLQHFPMRGLMETSQSARHAEFYGLYGQSSTKHYGTK, from the exons ATGGATGCAAGCTGGAAAAACTGCTTCGAAGAGGAGCTTCTGTGTCCCATTTGCCTGAATGTTTTCGACGAACCCATCCAGCTGCCATGCAAGCACAACTTCTGCAAGGGTTGCATCTCCGAGGCTTGGGCCAAAGACACCGCCGCGGTCCGCTGTCCAGAGTGCAACCATGACTACGACCAGAAGCCCACACTGGAGAAGAACTTCAAGCTCGCCAACATAGTGAAGCGCTTCAATGCTTTGAACACTGAGAAAGCCCCCCCTGTGCTGCACTGTGTCCTCTGCAGACGAGGCCCCCCGCTGCCCGTGCGGAAAGTCTGTCTGCGCTGTAAGGAGCCCTGCTGCCAAACTCATATCCAGACGCACCTACAGCAGCCGTGTGCGGCGCCGGGACACCTGTTAGTCGATGCTGAGGAGCTGAGCGCTTGGACCTGTCCCAGTCACGAGGAGTACAGGCTGCTCCACTGTGAGGAAGAGCAGGTGGCTCTGTGTCCGTTCTGCTGCATCTCTCACTGCACTAACCAAAGACACACAGTCTGCGATGTTGATACGCAACGCATACAAATGCAG GCCATGCTAATGAGGCAGCAAGACAGACTGGAAGGTCGTGTTCAGAACATCGATGAGCACCTCAACAAGCTGGAGTCAGACAAGACACTGATGAAG GATGCAGTGTCTGAACTGAAGGAGCGTGCAAGAGCCCAGTATCAGCGGATGCATGCGCTGCTAGAAGCAAACCAGGCTGACACCATGCAGATGCTGGAGAGCACCTACAACTCGTACGTGAGGAAGAACTCCCAGCAGGTGCTGCAGCTCAACGAGAGGCGCCACGAAGCAGAAAAACTCCTGAGCTCAGTGCACACATTCTTCCGAAAAGCAGGCAGTTTGAATTTCATGAAG aatACAAAACCTTATCAGCTGCTCATGGACAG gtcaAACTCACATCTGAATAGCATTATCCCTCCAGTCAGAGTGGGCCAGCTCAACTCTCATCATTTGCTGTCCGACCTGTCAACAAGAGAGAAGAACTTGCGAAAAATGCTGGAGG AACCATTCATTGAGTCGCCTCTTCTGGAGATTGTGCAGTCTCACAGCAGCTCTGCTAGCTCCCAGTTGGGGACTAGTTCAGGAATACAGAAGAGGAAATACAGCATGGCGTTCCTGGAGGCTAACCCAGAAAACTCCCAGAATCCTCCACCTTTGCTCTACAGCAGCAAAAAACCCTTCCTGCCCGACCAAGGTCACCGGGCTTCATCTGTATATGCCTCTGAAGTCCTCTCGCAGAATCCTCACACTGGCCCTGGTCATAGTCGGCTCCTAGACACTTCAGCCCATCACATGGTGGGTCTAGGGTCCAGCTCTAGCCACCACTCAGGAACCATATTCCCATCCTCCCACTTCTCAAGTGGTGGTGCCTCACAACAAGCCGTGTACGAAGGGAGGAAAGTACTGATGTGTACTTTGAATAATTGCTGCTGCTCCAGGGCCCCTGCTGCTTGCGCCCGACCTCCGTACCCAGCGTCGGACTCCTTCCCCTCTGTGACCTCTCAGGAGTTTGCCCCACATGCCTCTCTACCTGCAAGTCAGCCACTGCAGCATTTTCCCATGAGGGGACTGATGGAAACATCGCAGTCAGCCAGACATGCCGAATTCTATGGGCTGTATGGCCAGTCTTCAACCAAGCATTACGGGACCAAATAA
- the npm3 gene encoding nucleoplasmin-3 produces MSFQDDESSDAGLSGQSRLESFLFSCELSSKVPFYTFQGDEEEEEDLEHFLELRTVCLGNGAKEESNVVEVTAMNHQGKTISVPIANLHIKCLPMVSLGEFELKAPVTIRLKAGTGPVSVSGLHLIVSQVENSDVSEDEDEEEEEEEELPAIKPAKKKQKQ; encoded by the exons ATGTCTTTCCAAGACGATGAATCCTCGGACGCCGGACTGAGCGGTCAATCCAGGCTGGAGAGCTTCCTGTTCA GTTGCGAGCTGTCCTCCAAAGTACCTTTCTACACTTTCCaaggagatgaggaggaggaggaggacctGGAGCACTTCCTTGAACTCAGAACA GTTTGCTTAGGTAACGGTGCCAAGGAGGAGAGCAATGTGGTGGAGGTGACAGCCATGAACCACCAAGGAAAGACGATCTCGGTGCCCATTGCCAACCTTCACATCAAGTGTCTCCCCATG GTGAGTCTGGGAGAGTTTGAGCTGAAAGCCCCAGTCACCATCCGACTCAAGGCCGGCACAGGGCCAGTTTCTGTCAGTGGGCTACACCTTATTG TCTCACAGGTCGAAAACTCCGATGTGTCtgaggatgaagatgaggaggaggaagaagaggaagagctgCCTGCTATCAAACCAgcaaagaagaagcagaagcagTAG